Genomic window (Phycisphaeraceae bacterium):
TCCGGTCGCACGCGCGTGGATCTTGTCATCCACGAGATGGTGCAGCTTCAGTACGTACATGTAACCTACAGAGGTCCGCTGGTGGAACGCTTCACCGGTACGTCCGTCGTACAACTGGATCTTGCCAGTATTTGGCATGTGCGCGAGAATCTCGTCCCAACGTGGTGCCGAGCCCGATTCCTCGTAACTCGCAAGGCGCTCCTTCACACTCCTGTTTGCTTCATCAATTGCAGCATGGATTTCAGCTTCGGTTGCACCGTCAAAGACTGGTGTCACAGCCTGCATGCCAAGGATTGCCATCGCCCAACCAAGGTGCAGTTCAAGGATCTGCCCTACATTCATGCGTGAGGGCACGCCAAGCGGATTGAGCAGAATCTCGACAGAGGTGCCGTCTTCCATAAACGGCATGTCCTGCTCGGGCACAATACGCGCAATCACACCCTTATTGCCGTGACGTCCCGCCATCTTGTCGCCAACCGAAAGATGTCGCTTCGAGGCAATATAGACCTTTACCATTTCAAGCACACCGGAGGGAAGCTCGTCGCCGCGTTTCATGTGCGCGAGCTTGCGTTCCTTCTCCTTGCGAACTGCCTGGATGCGAGGCCAGAACTGCGAGTACGCAATCTCTGCCTGTTCCTTGGTCTCCTTTGATCCCTTGATCCACTTCTTGTCGAATGTTTCGATCTGTTCGAGGATAACTTCGGGAATGTCTGACGCACCAACCTTCTGACGCGTCATCGGGTCGACCATGTCTGTCCCGACAATAGTGTTGACCGCGTTGACCATCTCGCGGAACAACTCGATGGCCTTGGTGTCCATCTCCGTCGAGTAGTCCTCCATCTGCTTCTTCAACGCCTTCTTCTGTGCTTCGGAAAGATGCTGACGACGCGAGAACTTCTTCGCACCAATCACAACACCCTCAACACCCGCAGGCACTTCGAGTGAATCGTTCTTCACATCCTCACCAGCGCGACCGAAGATTGCGTGAAGCAGCTTCTCTTCAGGTGTCAGTTCGGTCTTTGACTTCGGGCTGACCTTGCCAACGAGAATGTCGCCGGGCCCAACACGAGCACCAATACGGATCGTGCCGTCCTCGTCGAGATTGCGAAGCGCCTTCTCTGAGACGTTCGGAATGTCACGCGTGAACTCTTCACGCCCAAGCTTCGTCTCTCGGATCTCTACGTCGAACGAGTCGATATGGATCGACGTGAATCGATCATCCCGCACAAGCTTCTCGTTGATGACGATCGCGTCTTCAAAGTTGTACCCATCAAATGTATTGAATGCGATCAGCACGTTCTTGCCGATCGCAAGCTCACCCTGTTGTGTTGATGCGCCATCGGCAATGATGTCGCCCTTCTTGACCTTCTGCCCCTTCTTTACGATGGGCTTCTGGTTCTGGCAGGTGCGCTCATTCAGACCGACAAACTTGCGGAGTGTGTACTCATCTGAGTTGTCGATAATGATGCGCTGCGAGTCAACAAAGGTGACCTCGCCGCCATTGCGAGCCTTCACCACCATGCCGGAGTTGCTACCAATGTCCTTCTCAAGACCGGTTGCAACCATCGGTGGGTCAACCTTGATCAACGGCACAGCCTGTCGCTGCATGTTCGAGCCCATGAGCGCACGGTTTGCATCGTCATGCTCAAGGAACGGAATAAGCGCCGCACTGATGCCGACAATCTGCTTGGGAGCGATATCGACGTAATCAACCTGATTCGCGTTGACTTCCGTCAGTTCCCCACCGACACGAGCAAGAATTGTTCCCGTGCGAAGTGTGCCATCGTGCTCAAGCGAGTCGGTAGGTGCAAGCGTTGCACGCATTTCTTCGTCGGCGCGGAGATACGTGACCTCCTTGGACATCTCCCCATTCTTCGCAACTCGATATGGCGTGCGCAGGAAACCGTATTCGTCCACCTGCGAGTAGATGCCCATCGACACAATCAGACCGATGTTCGTACCTTCTGGTGTTTCGATCGGGCAGATACGACCGTAGTGCGAGATATGTACGTCGCGAACCTCAAAGCCC
Coding sequences:
- the rpoB gene encoding DNA-directed RNA polymerase subunit beta, whose translation is MQKRTVRDFSKRGDALPVPDLTLTQTRGYEKFLQLSQGPEDRNKEFGLESLLHEIFPIESYDGTMKLEYISYELDEPRYTSDECRELRLTYGMPFKVRVRLWREGKPDLPEEDIYLGEFPILLGGGEFIVNGAERVIVSQLHRSPGIDFSILTSEGDRPLHSSRIVPERGSWIELEVTKKDVLAMRIDQSAKLTATTFLRCLDETVASTEALLSLFYEITDQKVEKVTEDDWAAESIFHPETGEEIIHVGRQIGDSVGPIQQSGLKKVKVIQNPSDVLLLNTIAEEKLEQFAEHADNDYDRAMLKLYSKLRPGNPPQVDKAKQLFVEKFFDDNRYRLGRVGRFRINRKFGLDMPEDLMFIQAEDYLRVIQYLLDLRSNRQDPDTGKSVAVVDDIDHLGNRRLRTLDELAVEELRKGFLKLKRTVQERMSVKDPDELAKIADLLNSRSISSAIDFFFGRSELSQVVDQTNPLSSLIHERRFSALGPGGLNRKRAGFEVRDVHISHYGRICPIETPEGTNIGLIVSMGIYSQVDEYGFLRTPYRVAKNGEMSKEVTYLRADEEMRATLAPTDSLEHDGTLRTGTILARVGGELTEVNANQVDYVDIAPKQIVGISAALIPFLEHDDANRALMGSNMQRQAVPLIKVDPPMVATGLEKDIGSNSGMVVKARNGGEVTFVDSQRIIIDNSDEYTLRKFVGLNERTCQNQKPIVKKGQKVKKGDIIADGASTQQGELAIGKNVLIAFNTFDGYNFEDAIVINEKLVRDDRFTSIHIDSFDVEIRETKLGREEFTRDIPNVSEKALRNLDEDGTIRIGARVGPGDILVGKVSPKSKTELTPEEKLLHAIFGRAGEDVKNDSLEVPAGVEGVVIGAKKFSRRQHLSEAQKKALKKQMEDYSTEMDTKAIELFREMVNAVNTIVGTDMVDPMTRQKVGASDIPEVILEQIETFDKKWIKGSKETKEQAEIAYSQFWPRIQAVRKEKERKLAHMKRGDELPSGVLEMVKVYIASKRHLSVGDKMAGRHGNKGVIARIVPEQDMPFMEDGTSVEILLNPLGVPSRMNVGQILELHLGWAMAILGMQAVTPVFDGATEAEIHAAIDEANRSVKERLASYEESGSAPRWDEILAHMPNTGKIQLYDGRTGEAFHQRTSVGYMYVLKLHHLVDDKIHARATGPYSLITQQPLGGKSRTGGQRFGEMEVWALEAHGASYILQELLTVKSDDVEGRTKIYESMVKGVNKLEAGMPVAFDVLCNELKGLGMNVTLEKRQLEGASLL